A stretch of DNA from Lycium ferocissimum isolate CSIRO_LF1 chromosome 4, AGI_CSIRO_Lferr_CH_V1, whole genome shotgun sequence:
tctacatcGAATGGAAGAAAAAATTAGTTAGTTTCTTCGTTCATTTGGTTGAAAAATCCTGAGGAAATTCGACGATTTGAGGTTTCTTGAGGTCACAAGAGGTTGCTTGAGGACATTGTGACTTTCTGGATTTAGATAGAGGTCATTCTAATGCATTGTTTATTTGGAAACAAACAGATCAGAGACCAATCTCTGAGCAGGctaaagagaaaaattgagcTTTTGTATGTAACAAATGGTTTTAAGAAGGTGGTGGTAGTGCCTCACTCAATGGGTGTTACCTATTTTCTCCACTTCCTTAAATGGGTTGAAGCAGCTCCTCCTGTTGGCGGGGGTGGTGGCCCGGGTTGGTGTGccaagcatatcaaagcaatcatGAATATTGGTCCAGCGTTTCTTGGAGTTCCAAAGGCAGTTGCTAATATGTTGTCCGCTGAGGGAAAAGATGTTGCCTTTATCAGGTTTGTCTTGTAATTCATCCAGCATTATCCTCTCATTCTTAATGGTACTCAGTTCCTTATTTTGCTTTTGCAGATCCATGGCTCCTGGTTTATTAGACTCGGAGACCTTTGGCTTTCAAACTCTTCAGCATGTTATGAGGGTTTTTCGAACATGGGACTCTGTCGTTTCATTGCTACCGAAAGGAGAAGAGACAATCTGGGGCGACCTGAATAAGTCCCCTGAAGAAGAAAATGTATGCCGTTCAGCGAAGACGCAATACCTGCATTCGTCTCCAAAGGAGAACAATGGAAATGAGACTGACCCTAGGAGGAGGATTATCCAGATAAAAGAGCTGGCGAAATACGGAAGATTAGTATCATTTGGGAAGGCAGCATCAGAGATACCTTCTTCAAAGCTCTCTTCTATTGATCCAAAGGTAACAACTACGAGTTCTGTGTCTTATCTTATATTTGCATTTGGACATTTCTGATGATATGTTATTCTCTATAAATTGTGTAGTTGATTTGACAGAGCACCCTTGATCATACGTACCTCTTATTCCCACTAAATGTGGTtaacaatgaaataaatggtTTTACACATAGCTAATATGATAGACGTCTAAGCTTTGACTCTATTGTTGAATATAACAGGAATTCATGTATGAAAGTGTGCCCATTTCCAGCACACCATGTGAGGAGTTGTTAACAGAGTATGATGGGATGAGTCGGGAGAGCATCAAGAGAGTGGCTGAAAATAAAGCCTACACAGCAAGAACTCTAATAGACCTCCTCAGGTTTGTAGCGCCGAAAACGATGCAGCGCGCTGAGGCACACTTCTCCCACGGATTAGCAGAGAACTTAGAAGATCCGAAGTATAGTCATTATAAGTACTGGTCAAATCCACTTGAAACCATGTGAGTGCAAATAAGTAGTAATCTACTATTCCCCATTCTATTGTTTCGTCAAAGGCAGCTCCTTTGACTTTACTTAATCCTAGTGCAATAAGCTAATCATACCCTAATGAAGAAGCTTGCTGCATGTAGGTCTCTTGAGTTTCTTAGTTTATTAACAGTTGGCATCCTTTTTCAGCTTGCCTGATGCTCCTGAGATGGAAATTTTCTGCTCATATGGAGTGGGAATTCCCACAGAAAGATCATACGTCTACAAGATGTCACCTTTTGACAGATGTAAGAGCATTCCTCTTCAAATTGATATCTCTGCAGACGGAAGCCATAATGGTTGTTTGAGTGGTGGAGTAAACTTTGTTGATGGCGATGAGAGCGTGCCAGTCGTGAGTGCTGGCTTCATGTGCGCAAAAGGATGGCGAGGCAAGACACGTTTCAACCCCTCGGGCATTGCTACTTACGTAAGAGAATACCAGCACAAGCCACCAGCTAGTCTGCTAGAAGGGAGAGGCACAGAGAGTGGTGCCCATGTTGACATTCTGGGAAACTTTGCCTTGATTGAAGATGTTCTACGAGTTGCTGCTGGTGCCTCAGGTACAGAGTTAGGTGGTGATAGAATTTATTCGGGCATCATGGAAATGTCGGAACGGATAAATATTCAGCTATGATAGCAAAGAGGTTTTGATGCATGAATGAGGAACTAAGTTCAGAGTCAGATAAAATGAGTAGAGATGTGTACAGTAACGTTGTTATTAGCTTTTGCGGAACCTGGACTCAGGAAAAGATTTAATAGATTTTTATGACAAATGACTTAAGACAGAGCTCCAAGAGAGTGGACAAATCCAGTTGGTAACAAGGGCACCATTGGCATTGATTGTAAATTTCCAACTCAGAGAGTAGCATTTCTGACTTATGTAATCTACTAGTAATAAATATTCAGTTCCTCTAATCGAGTGTAAGATTCTGGTCTCTTAAATTTTTTAGGTCTGCGGTGTGTAATGATCATTGTGTCGCAAGTTCTTTTGTAAACTCTTTTGGATTACATTGGTCTTAgtgaaaagttaaaattcaGTTTTGCTGCGAACTACAAAAGCAGAACAGAAGTTAGAAGTTAGAATATTTCTCTAGACGTAAACTACTGAAGAAATACTTATATGGTTACCATGCAGAGTAATCTTGTTTTACCATACCAAAGAGCAGTTTCTTTCACTGAACAAACCTCTTTTTTGCCATCTTCTACTTATCTACAAGTTCGAACTTCGATATGAGTTTGATGTATCTTTTCCCACAGATGGCTAGATGAAAACAAACTTTATGTTCTATGGGAACAAACCAGTTTTAAATCCTCAACAGCGGTGCGAAAATTGTCCCCTCGCTCAATCTAACTGGCTGGAACTACCGACTCTGCGAGCCTAGCCGATGAGGTCAAGCCGTAAAGAGAATCGTATAAATGGATCCaataaaaatgggaaattcCGACCGTGGAGACACAAACTAGAATTATTACTTTAAATATTCAGAGTCCACGATAGTACAGGTAATTATTACTTTAAATATTCACAGTCCACGATAGTACAGGTGTAGGTTCtttaagcattttaatattacaaaAAGATAATATTTCAGTGCATCCACTTCACATTTCTTGATAGTGGCATTTATGCCAATTAGTCTCTGCCGTTTATGGCTTCATAAAGAGGCAGAGAAATGGTTTCATAATTTCTCACGTTGTGGTGATATAAAGTGGATGAATGTGACCATTATTCAACTTGTAACTTATGCCataattctttcattatttatcTATATTATTATCCCACCTCGCCGCTTCTTCTCTAATTTATTGTAAGGATGAATTTCTCACCTATAAATAAAAATCATCCTTAGCGTTTGGTGGGtagaaaaaatattaaagaaatattgtgttgtagtgtgagaACATGTTGTAAAGTGAGGTTAGTGTAGTGAAAGAGAGAGTTCAGAGTAAGTCTCCAACTAATTCACTCCAAaagaaagtaattttttatGTTGAGGAAGGTGTTTttttggtggagctttggactctTTAACTAATCCGGAGTTGTTTGAGTCACACGACGTTGACGCTATGTATCGGGAGGACAATCGGGTGTTACTTCTTGCGGGACTGTGAAGATTGTCATCGCAAGaggcttgaatctccttaaagagagcgagatatctGCGCTTCAGcctgaatatttatttattcattttatttttcaactgtAATTTATTGTAATTTATCGGTATATTCACCAAcaattttaaggagattcatttttgttatagtttgaaaaatcacGGATATCAAGATAGGAGATGTCAACATCATTCCGCTTCGACCTTGCTAGATCTCTTTAAGAGATGGACGggtaaaaagttattttttttctacttGCTCAACTCAAGCGGAGGAAAGGTAAAAAACTGTTTACcttatatttttatgaataaagTGATACTACTTTTCAAGAGTATAAGTTATtatttaaattctcaaaataGTGGGGGCTAAAGAAGTGAGAAAATTGTATATCATGAAAAGTGATTTCTACATCCTTgagaatgttttaaaaaaagtgtAGCAAGTGAATgtattaattttgaaaattcaCATATTACTGTTGCCTCAATGGTTGATCATTTGTTGATCTTTGGCTCTAACATTGGTGTTGTTAAATTAAACGAAAAGAAATGTGTAACAACCATTTTGACATGAGAAATTTGAGTGAGGCAAATTTCATTCTtggaatgaaaaatataaaaaaattatgtaataaaACTTTTGTTAACAGTCACATAATGTTGAGAAAATTGTGAAGTACAATGTTGTGGATTGTACATGTGTTGCAATTCTTTTTGATTAAGTGTTTATTTATTTCCAATTCAAAGTGGAAAATTTgtgataaataaaaaagaagtatGCTAGCCTAAATATGAGATATGTGACTTCGCACTTGGCTGATTTTGTGTATGTAGCAAAAGTACTTAGTAGGTACAAGCAAACCAGGTATATTTACTTGGAAAGAAAATTTGTGacttgttttataaaaaatgtcCTTCTGTACTCAAAGTATATTTTGGTGCAGATAAGAACACTTGGTGCTGTTTGTTGgacatttaaaaaattaatattgaCAACTCTATCATGGAGGCTGAGCTAATTGTTTTAGCATAAGCTAGTAAAGAAAAGAATTGATTGAGAATTCTATTATcgtattttgaaaatcaatttcttctaattttgatttattgTGAAAGCACCAATATTATTGGTAGAGTATAAAACCGTTATTACAACGGTAAATCCAAACCTATGAGGAGAAAATATTATATTGTGATATCATATTTGACGAGTGGTACCATTAACGTTGAT
This window harbors:
- the LOC132052738 gene encoding putative phospholipid:diacylglycerol acyltransferase 2 translates to MGFFHFLKEELTRVLQVNLSAISNYLDCKVRIMSPILQFWKFCFLEPVNFSSVSTQSFEPLKSHVEKKQENVVIDEKPKHKKTKRQTKEWRCIDNCFWIIGYLCATWWLLLFLCNFLPANLPGLKVAESPGTRLKNEGLNAYHPVVLVPGIVTGGLELWEGRPCSEGLFRKRLWGGSFAEIFKRPLCWLEHLSLDSETGLDPPGIRVRAVTGLVAADYFAPGYFIWAMLIENLAKNGYEQKNMYMASYDWRLSFQNTEIRDQSLSRLKRKIELLYVTNGFKKVVVVPHSMGVTYFLHFLKWVEAAPPVGGGGGPGWCAKHIKAIMNIGPAFLGVPKAVANMLSAEGKDVAFIRSMAPGLLDSETFGFQTLQHVMRVFRTWDSVVSLLPKGEETIWGDLNKSPEEENVCRSAKTQYLHSSPKENNGNETDPRRRIIQIKELAKYGRLVSFGKAASEIPSSKLSSIDPKEFMYESVPISSTPCEELLTEYDGMSRESIKRVAENKAYTARTLIDLLRFVAPKTMQRAEAHFSHGLAENLEDPKYSHYKYWSNPLETILPDAPEMEIFCSYGVGIPTERSYVYKMSPFDRCKSIPLQIDISADGSHNGCLSGGVNFVDGDESVPVVSAGFMCAKGWRGKTRFNPSGIATYVREYQHKPPASLLEGRGTESGAHVDILGNFALIEDVLRVAAGASGTELGGDRIYSGIMEMSERINIQL